A genomic window from Vigna radiata var. radiata cultivar VC1973A chromosome 2, Vradiata_ver6, whole genome shotgun sequence includes:
- the LOC106755668 gene encoding uncharacterized protein LOC106755668 isoform X3, translated as MDPFGTNRLPSRKPSASERYLGVPSHAPPHSPFVATNVELQEDDVVFFNGDYHTDLNHYNASTPSSSTSSSASATPNHHLLHHHHNHNHHPHGILAALPENETSHSLRNVSQHFHKASISSISSASSSSSSSRVIPAIPRPPPPAQPSSFKFHQSAPVNVPILSDKARRRQCEFDDDDEEDEDGEMVPPHEIVARNSAQSPILAYSVMEGIGRTLKGRDLRQVRNAVWRQTDVLWRLCKWKCIYKCGLFLSFKHVPMELEAPTGS; from the exons ATGGATCCATTCGGCACGAACCGTCTCCCGAGCCGAAAGCCCTCCGCCTCAGAGCGCTACCTAGGCGTTCCGTCTCACGCGCCGCCGCACTCCCCGTTCGTCGCCACCAACGTTGAGCTCCAAGAGGACGACGTAGTTTTCTTTAACGGCGACTACCACACCGATTTAAACCACTACAACGCCTCCACTCCTTCCTCTTCCACGTCCTCCTCTGCGTCTGCCACTCCCAACCACCACCTCCTCCatcaccaccacaaccacaaccaccaccctCACGGCATACTCGCCGCGCTCCCCGAGAACGAAACCTCCCACAGCCTCCGAAACGTTTCGCAGCACTTCCACAAGGCCTCAATCTCCTCCATATCCTCcgcttcctcttcctcctcctcctcgcGCGTCATTCCCGCCATCCCGCGGCCTCCGCCCCCGGCGCAACCTTCCTCCTTCAAGTTCCACCAGTCCGCGCCGGTAAACGTCCCGATCTTGTCGGATAAGGCGCGGCGGAGGCAGTGCGAGTTCGATGATGACGACGAGGAGGATGAAGATGGGGAGATGGTGCCGCCGCACGAAATCGTGGCGAGGAACTCAGCGCAATCGCCGATTCTTGCTTATTCGGTAATGGAAGGGATAGGGAGAACGCTGAAAGGAAGGGACCTGCGTCAGGTTCGAAATGCTGTTTGGCGCCAAACAG ATGTTTTATGGAGGTTATGCAAATGGAAATGCATCTATAAATGTGGTTTATTTCTCAGCTTTAAACACGTGCCTATGGAATTGGAAGCTCCAACTGGATCCTAA
- the LOC106755668 gene encoding uncharacterized protein LOC106755668 isoform X4, translating to MDPFGTNRLPSRKPSASERYLGVPSHAPPHSPFVATNVELQEDDVVFFNGDYHTDLNHYNASTPSSSTSSSASATPNHHLLHHHHNHNHHPHGILAALPENETSHSLRNVSQHFHKASISSISSASSSSSSSRVIPAIPRPPPPAQPSSFKFHQSAPVNVPILSDKARRRQCEFDDDDEEDEDGEMVPPHEIVARNSAQSPILAYSVMEGIGRTLKGRDLRQVRNAVWRQTGLIICSWFWVWVYEHLMLQI from the exons ATGGATCCATTCGGCACGAACCGTCTCCCGAGCCGAAAGCCCTCCGCCTCAGAGCGCTACCTAGGCGTTCCGTCTCACGCGCCGCCGCACTCCCCGTTCGTCGCCACCAACGTTGAGCTCCAAGAGGACGACGTAGTTTTCTTTAACGGCGACTACCACACCGATTTAAACCACTACAACGCCTCCACTCCTTCCTCTTCCACGTCCTCCTCTGCGTCTGCCACTCCCAACCACCACCTCCTCCatcaccaccacaaccacaaccaccaccctCACGGCATACTCGCCGCGCTCCCCGAGAACGAAACCTCCCACAGCCTCCGAAACGTTTCGCAGCACTTCCACAAGGCCTCAATCTCCTCCATATCCTCcgcttcctcttcctcctcctcctcgcGCGTCATTCCCGCCATCCCGCGGCCTCCGCCCCCGGCGCAACCTTCCTCCTTCAAGTTCCACCAGTCCGCGCCGGTAAACGTCCCGATCTTGTCGGATAAGGCGCGGCGGAGGCAGTGCGAGTTCGATGATGACGACGAGGAGGATGAAGATGGGGAGATGGTGCCGCCGCACGAAATCGTGGCGAGGAACTCAGCGCAATCGCCGATTCTTGCTTATTCGGTAATGGAAGGGATAGGGAGAACGCTGAAAGGAAGGGACCTGCGTCAGGTTCGAAATGCTGTTTGGCGCCAAACAG GTTTAATTATTTGTAGCTGGTTTTGGGTTTGGGTATATGAACACTTAATGTTACAGATATAG
- the LOC106755668 gene encoding uncharacterized protein LOC106755668 isoform X2: MDPFGTNRLPSRKPSASERYLGVPSHAPPHSPFVATNVELQEDDVVFFNGDYHTDLNHYNASTPSSSTSSSASATPNHHLLHHHHNHNHHPHGILAALPENETSHSLRNVSQHFHKASISSISSASSSSSSSRVIPAIPRPPPPAQPSSFKFHQSAPVNVPILSDKARRRQCEFDDDDEEDEDGEMVPPHEIVARNSAQSPILAYSVMEGIGRTLKGRDLRQVRNAVWRQTALNTCLWNWKLQLDPKSNEYCWYVQAVMLRFGLAPFFRVNVNSEIYI; the protein is encoded by the exons ATGGATCCATTCGGCACGAACCGTCTCCCGAGCCGAAAGCCCTCCGCCTCAGAGCGCTACCTAGGCGTTCCGTCTCACGCGCCGCCGCACTCCCCGTTCGTCGCCACCAACGTTGAGCTCCAAGAGGACGACGTAGTTTTCTTTAACGGCGACTACCACACCGATTTAAACCACTACAACGCCTCCACTCCTTCCTCTTCCACGTCCTCCTCTGCGTCTGCCACTCCCAACCACCACCTCCTCCatcaccaccacaaccacaaccaccaccctCACGGCATACTCGCCGCGCTCCCCGAGAACGAAACCTCCCACAGCCTCCGAAACGTTTCGCAGCACTTCCACAAGGCCTCAATCTCCTCCATATCCTCcgcttcctcttcctcctcctcctcgcGCGTCATTCCCGCCATCCCGCGGCCTCCGCCCCCGGCGCAACCTTCCTCCTTCAAGTTCCACCAGTCCGCGCCGGTAAACGTCCCGATCTTGTCGGATAAGGCGCGGCGGAGGCAGTGCGAGTTCGATGATGACGACGAGGAGGATGAAGATGGGGAGATGGTGCCGCCGCACGAAATCGTGGCGAGGAACTCAGCGCAATCGCCGATTCTTGCTTATTCGGTAATGGAAGGGATAGGGAGAACGCTGAAAGGAAGGGACCTGCGTCAGGTTCGAAATGCTGTTTGGCGCCAAACAG CTTTAAACACGTGCCTATGGAATTGGAAGCTCCAACTGGATCCTAAATCTAATGAATATTGTTGGTACGTTCAAGCTGTCATGCTCAGATTTGGTCTAGCTCCCTTTTTCAGGGTTAATG TGAACAGTGAGATATATATCTGA
- the LOC106755668 gene encoding SKI family transcriptional corepressor 2 isoform X5 produces MDPFGTNRLPSRKPSASERYLGVPSHAPPHSPFVATNVELQEDDVVFFNGDYHTDLNHYNASTPSSSTSSSASATPNHHLLHHHHNHNHHPHGILAALPENETSHSLRNVSQHFHKASISSISSASSSSSSSRVIPAIPRPPPPAQPSSFKFHQSAPVNVPILSDKARRRQCEFDDDDEEDEDGEMVPPHEIVARNSAQSPILAYSVMEGIGRTLKGRDLRQVRNAVWRQTDVVECRCFMEVMQMEMHL; encoded by the exons ATGGATCCATTCGGCACGAACCGTCTCCCGAGCCGAAAGCCCTCCGCCTCAGAGCGCTACCTAGGCGTTCCGTCTCACGCGCCGCCGCACTCCCCGTTCGTCGCCACCAACGTTGAGCTCCAAGAGGACGACGTAGTTTTCTTTAACGGCGACTACCACACCGATTTAAACCACTACAACGCCTCCACTCCTTCCTCTTCCACGTCCTCCTCTGCGTCTGCCACTCCCAACCACCACCTCCTCCatcaccaccacaaccacaaccaccaccctCACGGCATACTCGCCGCGCTCCCCGAGAACGAAACCTCCCACAGCCTCCGAAACGTTTCGCAGCACTTCCACAAGGCCTCAATCTCCTCCATATCCTCcgcttcctcttcctcctcctcctcgcGCGTCATTCCCGCCATCCCGCGGCCTCCGCCCCCGGCGCAACCTTCCTCCTTCAAGTTCCACCAGTCCGCGCCGGTAAACGTCCCGATCTTGTCGGATAAGGCGCGGCGGAGGCAGTGCGAGTTCGATGATGACGACGAGGAGGATGAAGATGGGGAGATGGTGCCGCCGCACGAAATCGTGGCGAGGAACTCAGCGCAATCGCCGATTCTTGCTTATTCGGTAATGGAAGGGATAGGGAGAACGCTGAAAGGAAGGGACCTGCGTCAGGTTCGAAATGCTGTTTGGCGCCAAACAG ATGTTGTGGAATGCAGATGTTTTATGGAGGTTATGCAAATGGAAATGCATCTATAA
- the LOC106755668 gene encoding uncharacterized protein LOC106755668 isoform X1: MDPFGTNRLPSRKPSASERYLGVPSHAPPHSPFVATNVELQEDDVVFFNGDYHTDLNHYNASTPSSSTSSSASATPNHHLLHHHHNHNHHPHGILAALPENETSHSLRNVSQHFHKASISSISSASSSSSSSRVIPAIPRPPPPAQPSSFKFHQSAPVNVPILSDKARRRQCEFDDDDEEDEDGEMVPPHEIVARNSAQSPILAYSVMEGIGRTLKGRDLRQVRNAVWRQTALNTCLWNWKLQLDPKSNEYCWYVQAVMLRFGLAPFFRVNGKWIISLLTCLSNFNVW, translated from the exons ATGGATCCATTCGGCACGAACCGTCTCCCGAGCCGAAAGCCCTCCGCCTCAGAGCGCTACCTAGGCGTTCCGTCTCACGCGCCGCCGCACTCCCCGTTCGTCGCCACCAACGTTGAGCTCCAAGAGGACGACGTAGTTTTCTTTAACGGCGACTACCACACCGATTTAAACCACTACAACGCCTCCACTCCTTCCTCTTCCACGTCCTCCTCTGCGTCTGCCACTCCCAACCACCACCTCCTCCatcaccaccacaaccacaaccaccaccctCACGGCATACTCGCCGCGCTCCCCGAGAACGAAACCTCCCACAGCCTCCGAAACGTTTCGCAGCACTTCCACAAGGCCTCAATCTCCTCCATATCCTCcgcttcctcttcctcctcctcctcgcGCGTCATTCCCGCCATCCCGCGGCCTCCGCCCCCGGCGCAACCTTCCTCCTTCAAGTTCCACCAGTCCGCGCCGGTAAACGTCCCGATCTTGTCGGATAAGGCGCGGCGGAGGCAGTGCGAGTTCGATGATGACGACGAGGAGGATGAAGATGGGGAGATGGTGCCGCCGCACGAAATCGTGGCGAGGAACTCAGCGCAATCGCCGATTCTTGCTTATTCGGTAATGGAAGGGATAGGGAGAACGCTGAAAGGAAGGGACCTGCGTCAGGTTCGAAATGCTGTTTGGCGCCAAACAG CTTTAAACACGTGCCTATGGAATTGGAAGCTCCAACTGGATCCTAAATCTAATGAATATTGTTGGTACGTTCAAGCTGTCATGCTCAGATTTGGTCTAGCTCCCTTTTTCAGGGTTAATGGTAAATGGATAATTTCTCTTTTAACCTGTCTTTCGAATTTCAACGTTTggtaa
- the LOC106755749 gene encoding uncharacterized protein LOC106755749 has protein sequence MTGPIDKIYILHQKCIKFIQIDISLIFTLSSSITDTHTKPTRENRTQIAMGKKVKWSWSSAIIGAASAVAATALISAKPKDPTFHLISINMTSLKLNLPLLDAEVLLTVHVTNPNIAPIDYSSTSMSIFYEGSLLGSAQVQAGSQPPRSCQLLRLPARLHGLQLAHHAKRFLQDVARREMVLDASVDIAGIARVMWWDHNFKVHVDSHVTVDPVFLDVIDQENTSELEVFTTAAA, from the exons ATGACTG gtcCGATTGACAAGATTTATATCTTACACCAG aaatgtataaaatttatacagATTGATATCTCCCTAATTTTCACTTTATCCTCATCCATCACTGACACTCACACCAAGCCCACTAGAGAAAATCGCACGCAAATTGCGATGGGCAAGAAGGTAAAATGGAGCTGGAGTTCGGCGATAATCGGAGCAGCGTCGGCAGTGGCAGCCACCGCCCTAATCTCCGCCAAACCGAAGGACCCAACTTTCCACCTCATATCCATAAACATGACTTCCCTCAAACTGAATCTACCTCTCCTGGACGCAGAGGTTCTTCTCACCGTCCACGTCACCAACCCCAACATTGCTCCTATCGACTACTCCTCCACCTCCATGTCCATCTTCTACGAGGGTTCCCTCCTCGGCTCGGCTCAGGTCCAAGCTGGCTCCCAGCCACCCCGCTCCTGCCAGCTCCTCCGGCTTCCCGCCCGTCTCCATGGGCTCCAGCTCGCGCACCACGCcaagcgtttcctccaagaCGTCGCGCGTCGCGAGATGGTCCTCGATGCTAGTGTCGACATCGCTGGCATAGCCAGGGTCATGTGGTGGGACCACAACTTCAAGGTCCACGTCGACAGCCACGTCACCGTTGATCCCGTCTTTCTCGACGTCATTGATCAGGAGAACACCTCCGAACTTGAAGTCTTCACCACCGCTGCAGCGTAA
- the LOC106755668 gene encoding nuclear transcription factor Y subunit gamma isoform X6 produces MDPFGTNRLPSRKPSASERYLGVPSHAPPHSPFVATNVELQEDDVVFFNGDYHTDLNHYNASTPSSSTSSSASATPNHHLLHHHHNHNHHPHGILAALPENETSHSLRNVSQHFHKASISSISSASSSSSSSRVIPAIPRPPPPAQPSSFKFHQSAPVNVPILSDKARRRQCEFDDDDEEDEDGEMVPPHEIVARNSAQSPILAYSVMEGIGRTLKGRDLRQVRNAVWRQTE; encoded by the exons ATGGATCCATTCGGCACGAACCGTCTCCCGAGCCGAAAGCCCTCCGCCTCAGAGCGCTACCTAGGCGTTCCGTCTCACGCGCCGCCGCACTCCCCGTTCGTCGCCACCAACGTTGAGCTCCAAGAGGACGACGTAGTTTTCTTTAACGGCGACTACCACACCGATTTAAACCACTACAACGCCTCCACTCCTTCCTCTTCCACGTCCTCCTCTGCGTCTGCCACTCCCAACCACCACCTCCTCCatcaccaccacaaccacaaccaccaccctCACGGCATACTCGCCGCGCTCCCCGAGAACGAAACCTCCCACAGCCTCCGAAACGTTTCGCAGCACTTCCACAAGGCCTCAATCTCCTCCATATCCTCcgcttcctcttcctcctcctcctcgcGCGTCATTCCCGCCATCCCGCGGCCTCCGCCCCCGGCGCAACCTTCCTCCTTCAAGTTCCACCAGTCCGCGCCGGTAAACGTCCCGATCTTGTCGGATAAGGCGCGGCGGAGGCAGTGCGAGTTCGATGATGACGACGAGGAGGATGAAGATGGGGAGATGGTGCCGCCGCACGAAATCGTGGCGAGGAACTCAGCGCAATCGCCGATTCTTGCTTATTCGGTAATGGAAGGGATAGGGAGAACGCTGAAAGGAAGGGACCTGCGTCAGGTTCGAAATGCTGTTTGGCGCCAAACAG AATAA
- the LOC106755236 gene encoding uncharacterized protein At2g27730, mitochondrial, with protein MAARVAARYGSRRLFSSGSGKILSEEEKAAENAYFKKAEQDKLEKLARKGPQPEASSGGSVIDAKPSGSGHTGASAERVSTDKHRNYAVVAGTITILGALGWYLKGTAKKPEVQD; from the exons ATGGCTGCGCGTGTGGCTGCACGGTACGGATCTAGAAGGTTGTTTAGCAGTGGTTCTGGAAAAATACTCAGCGAGGAGGAGAAGGCTGCAGAAAATGCTTACTTTAAG AAAGCTGAGCAAGATAAGTTGGAGAAGCTTGCCCGCAAG GGTCCTCAACCAGAAGCAAGCTCAGGGGGTTCAGTAATTGATGCCAAACCAAGTGGCTCAGGACACACTGGAGCATCAGCTGAAAGAGTTTCAACTGACAAGCACCGGAACTATGCAGTTGTAGCTGGCACCATAACAATTCTTGGGGCTCTGGGGTGGTACCTTAAGGGCACTGCAAAGAAGCCAGAAGTGCAGGATTGA